From one Streptomyces sp. NBC_01478 genomic stretch:
- the cobM gene encoding precorrin-4 C(11)-methyltransferase, with the protein MAAADTAAAPTGKVTFVGAGPGAADLLTFRAARAIAEADVVIWAASLVQAEVLDHAREGAEVLDSATMSLEDVVAVYERARAEGLRVARIHSGDPALWGGTQEQVDRCAAIGIETEIVPGVSAFSAVAALAQRELTIPEVAQSVVLTRLGGGKTPMPPGEEVREFARHGTTMAIFLSAARSGQLVRELLEGGYPTETPVVVAYQATWPEELIVKCTVGTLEETVKEHKLWKHTLFLVGPALDAHGTRSHLYHPGHFHGYRKADPAARRALRSRGAST; encoded by the coding sequence ATGGCCGCTGCCGATACCGCTGCCGCCCCCACCGGCAAGGTGACCTTCGTCGGTGCCGGCCCCGGCGCCGCCGACCTGCTGACGTTCCGGGCCGCGCGCGCCATCGCCGAGGCCGACGTCGTGATCTGGGCGGCCAGCCTGGTGCAGGCGGAGGTCCTCGACCACGCGCGCGAGGGCGCCGAGGTCCTGGACTCGGCGACGATGTCGCTGGAGGACGTCGTCGCCGTGTACGAGCGGGCGAGGGCCGAAGGGCTGCGCGTCGCCCGTATCCACTCCGGCGATCCCGCCCTCTGGGGCGGCACTCAGGAGCAGGTCGACCGGTGCGCCGCGATCGGCATCGAGACCGAGATCGTCCCCGGTGTCTCCGCGTTCTCGGCCGTGGCCGCCCTCGCGCAGCGCGAGTTGACGATCCCCGAGGTCGCGCAGTCCGTCGTCCTGACCCGGCTCGGCGGGGGCAAGACGCCGATGCCGCCCGGGGAGGAGGTACGGGAGTTCGCGCGCCACGGCACGACCATGGCGATCTTCCTGTCGGCCGCCCGCAGCGGGCAGTTGGTGCGGGAGCTGCTGGAGGGCGGCTATCCGACGGAGACGCCCGTCGTCGTCGCCTACCAGGCGACCTGGCCCGAGGAACTGATCGTGAAGTGCACGGTCGGCACGCTGGAGGAGACGGTCAAGGAGCACAAGCTCTGGAAGCACACCCTCTTCCTGGTCGGCCCGGCCCTGGACGCCCACGGCACCCGCTCGCACCTCTACCACCCGGGCCACTTCCACGGCTATCGCAAGGCCGACCCGGCGGCCCGCAGGGCCCTGCGCTCGCGGGGTGCGAGCACATGA
- a CDS encoding ZIP family metal transporter yields the protein MAVFVALGAFLMTLAGGWTAQRVTDRRHLVLGLAGGLMLGVVGLDLLPEALRAAGREVFGVPAALLLFVAGFLVAHLVERLLAARQAAHGAEENNGRAPEVGLTAASAMVGHSFMDGVAIGAAFQVGDGMGTAVALAVIAHDFADGFNTYTITSLYGNARRKAIAMLVADAAAPVAGAASTAFLTIPAPLLGGYLGFFGGVLLYLAAAEILPEAHHDHPAPATLLCTVAGAAFIWLVVGLAA from the coding sequence ATGGCGGTCTTCGTCGCGCTCGGCGCGTTCCTGATGACGCTGGCCGGCGGCTGGACGGCACAGCGCGTGACCGACCGCCGTCATCTCGTCCTGGGCCTGGCCGGCGGCCTGATGCTGGGCGTGGTCGGCCTCGACCTGCTGCCGGAAGCGCTGCGCGCGGCCGGCCGCGAGGTCTTCGGCGTACCGGCCGCCCTGCTGCTCTTCGTGGCCGGCTTCCTCGTGGCCCATCTGGTCGAACGCCTGCTCGCCGCCCGCCAGGCCGCGCACGGCGCCGAGGAGAACAACGGCCGGGCCCCCGAGGTGGGCCTCACGGCGGCTTCCGCGATGGTCGGCCACAGCTTCATGGACGGTGTCGCGATCGGCGCCGCCTTCCAGGTCGGCGACGGCATGGGCACGGCGGTCGCGCTCGCGGTCATCGCCCACGACTTCGCGGACGGCTTCAACACGTACACGATCACGAGCCTGTACGGCAACGCCCGCCGCAAGGCGATCGCGATGCTGGTCGCGGACGCGGCGGCCCCGGTGGCCGGCGCCGCCTCGACGGCGTTCCTGACCATCCCGGCCCCGCTGCTCGGCGGCTATCTCGGCTTCTTCGGCGGAGTGCTCCTCTACCTCGCCGCCGCCGAGATCCTCCCCGAGGCGCACCACGACCACCCCGCGCCCGCGACCCTGCTCTGCACGGTCGCCGGAGCGGCGTTCATCTGGCTGGTGGTCGGCCTGGCGGCCTGA